The Azospirillum brasilense genome window below encodes:
- a CDS encoding acyl-ACP desaturase, with amino-acid sequence MALHWKYEELPWDQLDHSKVDPDLVPLIKAAALVEFNADDYTAYLCNVFHDDPEFQEVAHGWAVEEVQHGRALGKWAELVDPTFNFDRAVERFRAGYKVPIDLAASVRGSRTGEMIARCMVETGTSSYYAAIGDSTDEPVLKLICKNIAADELRHFKLFYTYTKKYLELEQLNKFQRLKVALSRIGESEDDELAYAYYAANAPEGEPYAHKTYNQAYMRRAYGRYRPKHVDRAVAMVFKACGLKPHTRFYSVAARGAWWLIESRAKRLAKVA; translated from the coding sequence GTGGCGTTGCACTGGAAATACGAAGAGCTTCCCTGGGATCAACTGGACCACAGCAAGGTCGATCCCGATCTCGTTCCGCTCATCAAGGCGGCGGCCCTGGTGGAGTTCAACGCCGACGACTACACGGCCTATCTCTGCAACGTCTTCCACGACGATCCCGAGTTCCAGGAGGTCGCGCACGGCTGGGCGGTCGAGGAGGTCCAGCACGGCCGCGCGCTCGGCAAATGGGCGGAGCTGGTCGATCCGACCTTCAACTTCGACCGGGCCGTCGAGCGCTTCCGCGCCGGCTACAAGGTGCCGATCGACCTCGCCGCCTCGGTCCGCGGCTCGCGGACCGGCGAGATGATCGCCCGCTGCATGGTCGAGACCGGCACCAGCAGCTACTACGCGGCCATCGGCGACTCGACGGACGAGCCGGTCCTCAAGCTGATCTGCAAGAACATCGCCGCCGACGAGCTGCGCCACTTCAAGCTCTTCTACACCTACACGAAGAAGTATCTGGAGCTGGAGCAGCTCAACAAGTTCCAGCGTCTCAAGGTGGCGCTGTCGCGCATCGGCGAGTCGGAGGACGACGAGCTGGCCTACGCCTACTACGCGGCCAACGCGCCGGAGGGCGAGCCCTACGCGCACAAGACCTACAACCAAGCCTACATGCGCCGCGCCTACGGCCGCTACCGGCCCAAGCATGTCGACCGCGCGGTGGCGATGGTCTTCAAGGCCTGCGGGCTGAAGCCGCACACCCGCTTCTACAGCGTCGCCGCGCGTGGCGCCTGGTGGCTGATCGAAAGCCGCGCCAAGCGGCTGGCCAAGGTCGCCTGA
- a CDS encoding F0F1 ATP synthase subunit epsilon produces MADKVEFELVSPEKLLTSQPVDMVVVPGSEGDFGVLAGHSPMISTVRPGVIDVYEADRVVDRVFVAGGFAEVTETRCTVLAEEAIAVAEIDRAKVEQQIRDLGEDLEDAKSDDEKARVEAKIAIARAKLDATGATTH; encoded by the coding sequence ATGGCCGATAAAGTCGAATTCGAGCTGGTCTCTCCGGAGAAGCTGCTGACCTCGCAGCCCGTCGACATGGTCGTGGTGCCGGGTTCGGAAGGTGACTTCGGCGTCCTCGCCGGCCACTCGCCGATGATTTCGACCGTCCGTCCGGGCGTGATCGACGTCTACGAGGCCGACCGCGTGGTCGACCGGGTGTTCGTCGCCGGCGGATTCGCCGAGGTGACCGAGACCCGCTGCACCGTCCTGGCCGAGGAGGCCATCGCGGTCGCCGAGATCGACCGCGCCAAGGTCGAGCAGCAGATCCGCGACCTGGGCGAGGATCTGGAAGACGCCAAGTCCGACGACGAGAAGGCCCGCGTGGAGGCGAAGATCGCCATCGCCCGCGCCAAGCTCGACGCGACCGGCGCGACCACGCACTGA
- the atpD gene encoding F0F1 ATP synthase subunit beta, protein MATTTQATNAVGKITQVTGAVVDVQFDGELPAILNALHTQNDGKVLVLEVAQHLGESTVRAIAMDSTDGLVRGAEVTDTGAPIAVPVGPATLGRIINVIGEPIDERGDVGAERTLPIHRAAPDFVEQSTDAEVLITGIKVIDLLAPYAKGGKIGLFGGAGVGKTVTIMELINNVAKAHGGVSVFAGVGERTREGNDLYHEMIESGVIKLDGPGSKVALVYGQMNEPPGARARVALSGLTLAEYFRDEEGQDVLFFVDNIFRFTQAGSEVSALLGRIPSAVGYQPTLATDMGALQERITSTKKGSITSVQAIYVPADDLTDPAPATSFAHLDATTVLSRSIAEMAIFPAVDPLDSTSRILDPRVVGEEHYTVARSVQRVLQTYKSLQDIIAILGMDELSEEDKLVVARARKIQRFLSQPFHVAEVFTGTPGVLVSLEDTIKGFKGIVNGDYDHLPEAAFYMVGTIDEAIAKAKKLAAEAA, encoded by the coding sequence ATGGCCACCACCACCCAGGCGACGAACGCCGTCGGCAAGATCACGCAGGTCACGGGCGCCGTTGTCGACGTCCAGTTCGACGGCGAGCTGCCGGCCATTCTGAACGCTCTGCACACCCAGAACGACGGCAAGGTCCTCGTGCTCGAGGTTGCCCAGCACCTCGGCGAGAGCACCGTCCGCGCCATCGCCATGGACAGCACCGACGGCCTGGTCCGCGGCGCCGAAGTGACGGACACCGGCGCCCCGATCGCCGTGCCGGTCGGCCCGGCCACCCTCGGCCGCATCATCAACGTGATCGGCGAGCCGATCGACGAGCGCGGCGACGTCGGCGCCGAGCGCACCCTGCCGATCCACCGTGCGGCCCCGGACTTCGTCGAGCAGTCGACGGACGCCGAAGTGCTGATCACCGGCATCAAGGTCATCGACCTGCTGGCTCCCTACGCCAAGGGCGGCAAGATCGGCCTGTTCGGCGGCGCCGGCGTGGGCAAGACCGTGACCATCATGGAGCTGATCAACAACGTCGCGAAGGCGCACGGCGGCGTGTCCGTGTTCGCGGGCGTGGGCGAGCGCACCCGTGAGGGCAACGACCTCTACCACGAGATGATCGAATCGGGCGTCATCAAGCTCGACGGCCCGGGCTCCAAGGTGGCCCTGGTGTACGGCCAGATGAACGAGCCGCCGGGCGCCCGCGCCCGCGTCGCCCTGTCGGGTCTGACCCTCGCGGAGTACTTCCGCGACGAGGAAGGCCAGGACGTGCTGTTCTTCGTGGACAACATCTTCCGCTTCACGCAGGCCGGTTCGGAAGTGTCGGCTCTGCTGGGCCGCATCCCGTCGGCGGTGGGTTACCAGCCGACGCTGGCCACCGACATGGGCGCCCTGCAGGAGCGCATCACCTCCACGAAGAAGGGGTCGATCACCTCGGTGCAGGCCATTTACGTGCCCGCCGACGATCTGACCGACCCGGCCCCGGCCACCTCCTTCGCCCACCTGGACGCCACCACGGTGCTGTCGCGCTCGATCGCCGAAATGGCGATCTTCCCGGCGGTGGACCCGCTGGACTCGACCAGCCGCATCCTGGACCCGCGCGTCGTCGGTGAGGAGCACTACACCGTCGCCCGTTCGGTGCAGCGCGTCCTCCAGACCTACAAGTCGCTGCAGGACATCATCGCGATCCTGGGCATGGACGAGCTGTCGGAAGAGGACAAGCTGGTCGTGGCCCGCGCCCGCAAGATCCAGCGCTTCCTGTCGCAGCCGTTCCACGTCGCCGAGGTGTTCACCGGCACCCCGGGCGTGCTCGTCAGCCTGGAAGACACCATCAAGGGCTTCAAGGGCATCGTGAACGGCGACTACGACCACCTGCCGGAAGCGGCCTTCTACATGGTCGGCACCATCGACGAAGCCATCGCCAAGGCGAAGAAGCTGGCCGCCGAAGCCGCCTGA
- a CDS encoding F0F1 ATP synthase subunit gamma: MPNLKDLKNRIASVQSTRKITSAMKMVAASKLRRAQEQAEAGRPYAERMGRMLASLAANVQDSGNGPKLMTGTGSDQVHLLVIISSDRGLCGAFNGAIVRESRRQILRLQSEGKTVKLLTVGRKARDQLRREFGSLIVETYEDVGRRKLSFADADVVAQKVLAMYDAGEFDVCSVIFNKFKSAISQIVTVQQLVPFAVEAQADEEAAGAEVKAIYEFEPDEEQILAELLPRNLSIQVYRALLESAASEQGARMTAMDNATRNAGDMINKLTITYNRTRQAYITKELIEIISGAEAV; this comes from the coding sequence ATGCCTAACCTCAAGGACCTAAAGAACCGGATCGCCAGCGTCCAATCGACGCGGAAGATCACCTCGGCGATGAAGATGGTCGCCGCCTCCAAGCTCCGCCGTGCGCAGGAGCAGGCGGAAGCCGGTCGTCCCTACGCCGAGCGCATGGGCCGCATGCTGGCCTCTCTCGCGGCCAACGTGCAGGACTCGGGCAACGGCCCGAAGCTGATGACCGGCACCGGTTCCGATCAGGTGCATCTCCTCGTCATCATCAGCTCCGACCGCGGCCTGTGCGGCGCCTTCAACGGCGCCATCGTCCGTGAGTCCCGCCGCCAGATCCTGCGCCTCCAGTCGGAAGGCAAGACGGTCAAGCTGCTCACCGTCGGCCGCAAGGCCCGCGACCAGCTGCGCCGCGAGTTCGGCTCGCTGATCGTCGAGACCTACGAGGATGTGGGTCGCCGCAAGCTGTCCTTCGCCGACGCCGATGTCGTCGCGCAGAAGGTTCTGGCGATGTACGACGCGGGCGAGTTCGACGTCTGCTCGGTGATCTTCAACAAGTTCAAGTCGGCGATCTCCCAGATCGTGACCGTCCAGCAGCTCGTTCCCTTCGCCGTCGAGGCGCAGGCGGACGAGGAGGCCGCGGGCGCCGAGGTCAAGGCGATCTACGAGTTCGAGCCCGACGAGGAGCAGATCCTCGCCGAGCTGCTGCCGCGCAACCTGTCGATCCAGGTTTATCGCGCCCTCCTGGAAAGCGCCGCGTCCGAACAGGGCGCCCGCATGACCGCGATGGACAACGCGACGCGCAACGCCGGCGACATGATCAACAAGCTGACGATCACCTACAACCGCACGCGCCAGGCCTACATCACCAAGGAGCTGATCGAGATCATCTCCGGCGCCGAGGCGGTTTAA
- the atpA gene encoding F0F1 ATP synthase subunit alpha gives MDIRAAEISAILKQQIANFGTEADVAEVGQVLSVGDGVARVHGLDNVRAGEMVEFPGGIKGMALNLETDNVGVVIFGTDSEIKEGDTVKRTGTIVDVPVGKGLLGRVVDGLGNPIDGKGPLVDVTRTRVEVKAPGIIPRKSVHEPMQTGLKAVDSLVPIGRGQRELIIGDRQTGKTAVVIDTFLNQKPINQGDDESKKLYCIYVAVGQKRSTVAQIVKTLEDAGALEYSIVVAATASEPAPLQFLAPYTGCTMGEYFRDNGMHALIVYDDLSKQAVAYRQMSLLLRRPPGREAYPGDVFYLHSRLLERAAKMGDAHGNGSLTALPVIETQAGDVSAYIPTNVISITDGQIFLETGLFYKGIRPAINVGLSVSRVGSAAQIKAMKQVAGTIKMELAQYREMAAFAQFASDLDAATQRLLARGARLTELLKQPQFQPLPVEEQVVSIFSGVKGYLDKIKVEDVNRFEQKFLAEVRSKGADILATIRNEKQITSATEERLKAFLDNFSKVFV, from the coding sequence ATGGATATCCGCGCCGCAGAAATCTCTGCGATCCTCAAGCAGCAGATCGCGAATTTCGGGACCGAGGCGGACGTCGCCGAGGTCGGTCAGGTCCTCTCCGTGGGTGACGGCGTCGCCCGCGTGCACGGCCTGGACAACGTGCGCGCCGGCGAGATGGTCGAGTTCCCCGGTGGCATCAAGGGCATGGCGCTGAACCTCGAGACCGACAACGTCGGCGTCGTGATCTTCGGCACCGACAGCGAGATCAAGGAAGGCGACACCGTCAAGCGCACGGGCACCATCGTGGACGTGCCGGTCGGCAAGGGTCTGCTGGGCCGTGTCGTGGACGGCCTGGGCAACCCGATCGACGGCAAGGGCCCGCTGGTGGACGTCACCCGCACCCGCGTCGAGGTCAAGGCCCCCGGCATCATCCCGCGCAAGTCGGTGCACGAGCCGATGCAGACCGGCCTGAAGGCCGTCGACAGCCTGGTTCCGATCGGCCGCGGCCAGCGCGAGCTGATCATCGGTGACCGCCAGACCGGCAAGACCGCCGTCGTCATCGACACCTTCCTGAACCAGAAGCCGATCAACCAGGGCGACGACGAGAGCAAGAAGCTCTACTGCATCTACGTCGCCGTCGGTCAGAAGCGCTCCACCGTCGCCCAGATCGTCAAGACCCTGGAAGACGCCGGCGCCCTGGAATACTCCATCGTCGTCGCGGCCACCGCGTCGGAGCCGGCCCCGCTGCAGTTCCTGGCGCCCTACACCGGCTGCACGATGGGCGAGTACTTCCGCGACAACGGCATGCACGCCCTGATCGTGTACGATGACCTGTCCAAGCAGGCCGTCGCCTACCGTCAGATGTCGCTGCTGCTCCGCCGTCCGCCGGGCCGCGAAGCCTACCCCGGCGACGTGTTCTACCTCCACAGCCGCCTGCTCGAGCGCGCCGCCAAGATGGGCGACGCCCACGGCAACGGCTCGCTGACCGCCCTGCCGGTCATCGAGACGCAGGCCGGCGACGTGTCGGCCTACATCCCGACGAACGTGATCTCGATCACCGACGGCCAGATCTTCCTCGAGACGGGCCTGTTCTATAAGGGCATCCGTCCGGCCATCAACGTCGGCCTGTCGGTGTCGCGCGTCGGCTCCGCCGCCCAGATCAAGGCGATGAAGCAGGTCGCGGGCACCATCAAGATGGAGCTGGCCCAGTACCGCGAGATGGCCGCCTTCGCGCAGTTCGCCTCGGACCTCGACGCCGCCACCCAGCGCCTGCTGGCCCGCGGCGCCCGTCTGACCGAGCTGCTGAAGCAGCCGCAGTTCCAGCCGCTGCCGGTCGAAGAGCAGGTCGTGTCGATCTTCTCGGGCGTGAAGGGCTATCTCGACAAGATCAAGGTCGAGGACGTCAACCGCTTCGAGCAGAAGTTCCTCGCCGAGGTCCGCTCCAAGGGGGCCGACATCCTGGCGACGATCCGCAACGAGAAGCAGATCACCTCTGCGACCGAGGAGCGCCTGAAGGCCTTCCTCGACAACTTCTCCAAGGTGTTCGTCTGA
- a CDS encoding F0F1 ATP synthase subunit delta, whose protein sequence is MAIEGTGVSELATRYSIALFELADENKALDQVASDLVALKQILAESADLRRLVRSPVISRADQGRAMAAVLDRAEVSDLTKRFIGLVAKNRRLFALEGMIEGYLAELARRRGEVTAQVTSAQPLSDAQLAAVTDTLKASIGSKVLVNTSVDPALIGGMIVKFGSRMVDTSVRTKLNKLQLAMKASGGSV, encoded by the coding sequence GTGGCAATCGAAGGTACAGGCGTTTCCGAACTCGCTACGCGCTACTCCATCGCGCTGTTCGAGCTTGCGGACGAGAACAAAGCGTTGGATCAGGTCGCGAGCGATCTGGTTGCGCTGAAGCAAATCCTGGCTGAGAGCGCCGACCTTCGCCGCCTCGTCCGCAGTCCCGTGATCAGCCGCGCCGACCAAGGCCGGGCGATGGCCGCGGTTCTGGACCGCGCCGAAGTGTCCGATCTGACCAAGCGCTTCATCGGGCTGGTGGCCAAGAACCGCCGCCTGTTCGCGCTGGAAGGCATGATCGAAGGCTATCTCGCCGAACTGGCCCGTCGTCGCGGCGAAGTGACCGCCCAGGTCACCTCCGCCCAGCCGCTGAGCGACGCTCAGCTGGCCGCGGTCACCGACACGCTGAAGGCGTCGATCGGCTCCAAGGTGTTGGTCAACACCTCGGTCGATCCCGCGCTGATCGGGGGCATGATCGTTAAGTTCGGCTCGCGCATGGTCGACACCTCGGTGCGCACGAAGCTGAACAAATTGCAACTCGCCATGAAGGCCTCAGGGGGATCAGTCTGA
- a CDS encoding cache domain-containing protein, with protein MLTVLPVLALLAIIALAAGVPAQTRGTESDAKALLDKTSGYLRQHGAEGAADAFAQRDGALIDRDLYPMLIDRDGVMVAHGWTPSLNGVNLKDLKDVDGKPFIQEALDIVAERDAGAVSYKWTDPLSGQIAPKTMIVRRIVLGGEPYLLSVGVYR; from the coding sequence TTGCTGACGGTTCTTCCGGTTCTCGCGCTGCTGGCGATCATCGCCCTGGCGGCGGGCGTGCCCGCCCAGACCCGGGGGACGGAATCGGACGCCAAGGCGCTCCTCGACAAGACCAGCGGCTATCTGCGCCAGCACGGCGCGGAGGGTGCGGCGGACGCCTTCGCCCAGCGGGATGGCGCGCTGATCGACCGCGACCTCTACCCGATGCTGATCGACCGCGACGGCGTGATGGTGGCCCACGGCTGGACGCCGTCGCTGAACGGCGTGAACCTCAAGGACCTGAAGGACGTTGACGGCAAGCCCTTCATCCAGGAGGCACTGGACATCGTGGCGGAGCGGGATGCGGGCGCCGTCAGCTACAAATGGACGGACCCGCTGTCCGGCCAGATCGCGCCAAAGACGATGATCGTACGCCGCATCGTCCTGGGCGGCGAGCCCTATCTGCTGTCGGTCGGCGTCTATCGCTGA
- a CDS encoding primosomal protein N' yields MRENSARSGAKSGAASGDSAQALLPGTVPPDADPRVRVLLPLPLREAYDYRVPAGMTLVPGDYVEVPLGPRRVLGVVWGDGAGVVEATRLKPVVRRFDVPPMPEVERKFVEWVAAYTMTPPGHVLRMAISVPSALEPAKAMLAYLRKPDAEPPPGFKMTEPRRRVLALLDDGPPRTPAELAEEAGCGVTVVRGLAEAGLLEPVLLQPTKLGRPDCHRPGPTLSADQEAAAADLRARVESGVYSTVLLDGVTGSGKTEVYYEAIAAALKAGKQALVLLPEIALSAQWLERFARRFGAPPAEWHSELTGAQRRDTWRAVANGEVPVVVGARSALFLPYKNLGVIIIDEEHDSAYKQEEGSIYHARDMAVARAHLGGIPTVLVSATPSLETKVNADSNRYARIELPGRHGGAVLPDVELVDLRKDRPPARHWLAPSLKKAIEQTLAEKEQVMLFLNRRGYAPLTLCRACGHRLQCPNCTAWLVEHRLARKLQCHHCGLSQPLSPTCPECGEEGTLAACGPGVERIAEEVAELFPDARAAIMASDTLFGPRAIQEMVRRIADHELDILIGTQVMAKGHHFPMLTLVGVVDADLGLAGGDLRAGERTYQLLHQVAGRAGRGERPGRVMLQTYMPEHPVMQALAAGDRDGFYQLEAEMRLEAGMPPFGRLAALIVSGEDAAAVEKLSIALGRAAPRSDTVAVLGPAPAPLALLRGRHRRRLLLKAPRTVQVQPLIARWLEQVDIPPNVRVQVDVDPYSFL; encoded by the coding sequence ATGCGTGAAAATTCCGCCAGATCCGGGGCCAAATCCGGGGCCGCTTCCGGAGATTCCGCGCAGGCTCTTCTGCCGGGCACGGTGCCGCCGGACGCGGACCCGCGCGTCCGCGTGCTGCTGCCGCTGCCGCTGCGCGAGGCCTACGACTACCGCGTGCCCGCCGGGATGACCCTCGTCCCCGGCGATTACGTGGAGGTTCCGCTCGGGCCGCGCCGCGTGCTCGGCGTGGTGTGGGGCGACGGCGCCGGAGTCGTTGAGGCAACCCGGCTGAAGCCGGTGGTGCGCCGCTTCGACGTGCCGCCGATGCCGGAGGTCGAGCGCAAGTTCGTGGAGTGGGTTGCCGCCTACACCATGACGCCGCCGGGGCATGTGCTGCGCATGGCGATCAGCGTGCCGTCGGCGCTGGAGCCGGCGAAGGCCATGCTCGCCTACCTGCGCAAGCCGGACGCCGAACCGCCGCCCGGCTTCAAGATGACCGAGCCGCGGCGGCGCGTGCTGGCCCTGCTGGACGACGGCCCGCCGCGCACCCCGGCGGAGCTGGCGGAGGAGGCCGGCTGCGGCGTCACCGTGGTGCGCGGGCTGGCCGAGGCCGGGCTGCTGGAGCCGGTGCTGCTCCAGCCGACCAAGCTCGGGCGGCCCGACTGCCACCGCCCCGGCCCCACCCTGTCCGCCGACCAGGAGGCCGCGGCGGCGGACCTGCGCGCCCGCGTCGAGTCCGGCGTCTATTCCACCGTGCTGCTCGACGGGGTGACCGGCTCCGGCAAGACGGAGGTCTATTACGAGGCGATCGCCGCCGCCCTGAAGGCGGGCAAGCAGGCGCTGGTGTTGCTTCCGGAAATCGCCCTGTCGGCGCAGTGGCTTGAGCGCTTCGCCCGCCGCTTCGGCGCGCCGCCGGCGGAATGGCATTCCGAGCTGACCGGGGCGCAGCGCCGCGACACCTGGAGGGCGGTGGCCAACGGCGAGGTGCCGGTGGTGGTCGGCGCCCGCTCCGCCCTGTTCCTGCCCTACAAGAACCTGGGCGTCATCATCATCGACGAGGAGCACGACTCCGCCTACAAGCAGGAGGAGGGGTCGATCTACCACGCCCGCGACATGGCCGTCGCGCGGGCGCATCTCGGCGGCATCCCCACCGTGCTGGTCTCCGCCACGCCGTCGCTGGAGACCAAGGTCAACGCCGACAGCAACCGCTACGCCCGCATCGAGCTGCCGGGCCGCCACGGCGGCGCCGTGCTGCCCGACGTGGAACTGGTGGACCTGCGCAAGGACCGGCCGCCGGCGCGCCACTGGCTGGCCCCGTCGCTGAAGAAGGCCATCGAGCAGACGCTGGCGGAGAAGGAGCAGGTGATGCTGTTCCTCAACCGCCGCGGCTACGCCCCGCTGACCCTGTGCCGGGCCTGCGGGCACCGCCTGCAATGCCCCAACTGCACGGCCTGGCTGGTCGAGCACCGGCTGGCCCGCAAGCTCCAGTGCCACCATTGCGGCCTGTCGCAGCCGCTCTCCCCGACCTGCCCGGAATGCGGCGAGGAGGGCACCTTGGCCGCCTGCGGCCCCGGCGTGGAGCGCATCGCCGAGGAGGTGGCGGAGCTGTTCCCCGACGCCCGCGCCGCCATCATGGCGTCGGACACACTGTTCGGTCCCCGTGCCATCCAGGAGATGGTCCGGCGGATCGCCGACCATGAGCTGGACATCCTGATCGGCACCCAGGTCATGGCGAAGGGCCACCATTTCCCCATGCTGACACTGGTCGGGGTGGTCGACGCCGATCTGGGGCTGGCCGGCGGCGATTTGCGGGCGGGGGAGCGGACCTACCAGCTCCTCCATCAGGTGGCCGGGCGCGCCGGGCGCGGCGAGCGGCCGGGGCGGGTGATGCTGCAGACCTACATGCCCGAGCATCCGGTGATGCAGGCGCTGGCCGCCGGCGACCGTGACGGCTTCTACCAGCTGGAGGCGGAGATGCGGCTGGAGGCCGGGATGCCGCCCTTCGGACGGTTGGCCGCCCTGATCGTGTCGGGGGAGGACGCGGCGGCGGTGGAGAAGCTGTCCATCGCGCTGGGCCGCGCCGCGCCGCGCAGCGACACCGTCGCCGTGCTGGGCCCCGCCCCGGCGCCGCTCGCCCTGCTGCGGGGGCGGCACCGGCGGCGCCTGCTGCTGAAGGCGCCGCGCACCGTCCAGGTGCAACCCTTGATCGCCCGCTGGCTGGAACAGGTGGACATTCCGCCCAACGTGCGCGTGCAAGTGGACGTTGATCCCTACAGCTTCCTGTAG
- the fsa gene encoding fructose-6-phosphate aldolase — translation MKFFVDTADIAEIRDLADTGLLDGVTTNPSLVAKTGRSFLDLVAEICDVVDGPVSAEVASTDFETMLAEGKKLAKIADNVTVKVPLTPAGLKTCKALSSEGTMVNVTLCFSPAQAILAAKAGASFVSPFVGRLDDIGQDGMGLIADIVEIYSNYDYFKTEVLVASIRNPIHIVDSARLGAHVVTAPPSVLKQLFNHPLTDKGLAQFVADWQKTGQSIL, via the coding sequence ATGAAGTTCTTCGTTGACACCGCCGACATCGCCGAGATCCGCGATCTGGCCGACACCGGCCTGCTGGACGGTGTTACCACCAACCCCTCCCTCGTCGCCAAGACCGGTCGCAGCTTCCTCGACCTCGTGGCCGAAATTTGTGATGTGGTGGACGGCCCGGTCAGCGCCGAGGTGGCGTCCACCGACTTCGAGACCATGCTGGCGGAAGGAAAGAAGCTTGCCAAGATCGCCGACAACGTCACGGTCAAGGTTCCGCTGACCCCGGCCGGCCTGAAGACCTGCAAGGCGCTGTCCTCCGAAGGGACGATGGTCAACGTCACGCTGTGCTTCTCCCCGGCCCAGGCGATCCTGGCCGCCAAGGCCGGCGCCAGCTTCGTGTCGCCCTTCGTCGGCCGCCTGGACGACATCGGGCAGGACGGCATGGGCCTGATCGCCGACATCGTGGAGATTTACAGCAACTACGATTACTTCAAGACCGAGGTGCTGGTCGCCTCGATCCGCAACCCGATCCACATCGTCGACTCCGCCCGCCTGGGCGCCCATGTCGTCACCGCCCCGCCGTCGGTGCTGAAGCAGCTCTTCAACCATCCGCTGACCGACAAGGGCCTCGCCCAGTTCGTCGCCGACTGGCAGAAGACCGGCCAGTCCATCCTCTGA
- a CDS encoding DUF484 family protein, which translates to MGREPGHTPQRKDAPTAEEVHAYLRDHPDFLVHHGDLVHHLTPPSQDRGRGVVDLQAYMVERLRGEVRLLKDQQRELIGTSRANMNSQNRIHAAVLFLLDAQSFEQLIQTITTDLAVLLDLDVACLIVESNGQDTPHVQTSGVRVVAPGTVDRWLGKADVALNADIQGDPELYGPGAGLVRSEVLIRLQVSSETPDGMLAFGSREPDSFHGGQGTELVGFLARVVERVIRGWLELPA; encoded by the coding sequence ATGGGCCGGGAGCCGGGACACACCCCCCAGAGGAAGGACGCGCCGACCGCCGAGGAGGTGCACGCCTACCTGCGGGACCATCCCGACTTCCTGGTCCATCACGGCGATCTGGTCCACCACCTGACCCCGCCGTCGCAGGACCGCGGGCGCGGGGTGGTGGACCTACAGGCCTACATGGTCGAGCGGCTGCGCGGCGAGGTCCGCCTGCTGAAGGACCAGCAGCGCGAGCTGATCGGCACCTCGCGCGCCAACATGAACAGCCAGAACCGCATCCACGCGGCGGTGCTGTTCCTCCTCGACGCCCAGAGCTTCGAGCAGCTCATCCAGACCATCACCACCGATCTGGCGGTGCTGCTCGACCTGGACGTCGCCTGCCTGATCGTCGAATCGAACGGCCAGGACACCCCGCATGTCCAGACCTCCGGCGTGCGGGTGGTCGCGCCGGGGACCGTCGACCGCTGGCTGGGCAAAGCCGACGTGGCGCTGAACGCCGACATCCAGGGCGACCCGGAGCTGTACGGCCCCGGCGCCGGGCTGGTGCGGTCGGAGGTCCTGATCCGCCTCCAGGTGTCCAGCGAGACTCCGGACGGCATGCTGGCTTTCGGCAGCCGCGAGCCGGACAGCTTCCACGGCGGCCAGGGCACCGAGCTGGTCGGCTTCCTCGCCCGCGTGGTCGAGCGGGTGATCCGCGGCTGGCTCGAACTGCCGGCCTGA
- a CDS encoding tyrosine recombinase XerC, whose protein sequence is MTGKQNPVLGFAAQPDVQDVLVHWRRWMESERNVSPHTLTAYIGDVATFLEFITGYQAKPPSMNDLAALTVTDFRSWLSHLAMKGIGSNSRSRALSSVRNLFRWLDRDGRLHNPAINTFSGPRIKRPAPKPLTVLDADRLLEESEKEPDEPWVGKRDRALFTLLYGCGLRISEALNLTRREAPLGETLRVTGKGNKERIVPVLPAVTEAVRAYMDACPYRQGPDAPLFVGVRGGQLAPAIAQRRMRDLRRLMGLPETATPHALRHSFATHLLADGGDLRAIQDLLGHASLSTTQRYTDVESEQLMQVYRSAHPRAKKTP, encoded by the coding sequence ATGACCGGAAAACAGAACCCCGTCCTCGGTTTCGCCGCCCAGCCCGACGTGCAGGACGTGCTGGTCCACTGGCGCCGCTGGATGGAGAGCGAGCGCAACGTCTCGCCCCACACGCTGACCGCCTACATCGGCGACGTCGCGACCTTCCTGGAGTTCATCACCGGCTATCAGGCGAAGCCGCCGTCGATGAACGACCTCGCCGCGCTGACCGTCACCGACTTCCGCTCCTGGCTGTCCCACCTCGCCATGAAAGGGATCGGCTCCAACAGCCGGTCGCGCGCCCTGTCGTCGGTGCGCAACCTCTTCCGCTGGCTGGACCGCGACGGGCGTTTGCACAACCCGGCGATCAACACCTTCTCCGGCCCGCGCATCAAGCGCCCGGCGCCGAAGCCGCTGACCGTGCTGGACGCCGACCGCCTGCTGGAGGAATCGGAGAAGGAGCCGGACGAGCCGTGGGTCGGCAAGCGCGATCGGGCGCTGTTCACGCTGCTCTACGGCTGCGGCCTGCGCATCTCGGAAGCGCTGAACCTGACGCGCCGCGAGGCACCGCTGGGCGAGACGCTGCGGGTCACCGGCAAGGGCAACAAGGAACGGATCGTCCCGGTGCTGCCGGCGGTGACCGAGGCGGTGCGCGCCTACATGGACGCCTGCCCCTACCGCCAGGGGCCGGACGCCCCGCTGTTCGTCGGGGTGCGCGGCGGGCAGCTCGCCCCGGCCATCGCGCAGCGGCGGATGCGCGACCTGCGCCGGCTGATGGGGCTGCCGGAAACCGCGACGCCGCACGCGCTGCGGCACAGCTTCGCCACGCATCTGCTGGCGGACGGCGGCGATCTGCGGGCGATCCAGGATTTGCTGGGCCACGCCTCGCTGTCGACGACGCAGCGCTACACGGACGTGGAGAGCGAGCAGCTGATGCAGGTGTACCGCTCGGCGCACCCGCGGGCGAAGAAGACGCCGTAG